The Deltaproteobacteria bacterium region CTACGGTCCTATTGAGGAAGGCTTAAAGTACACTGAGGCCCTCATTGACAAATGGCGCGATGATCCCCTTATTGCCATAGCCGTTGAGCCGCACTCGCCCTATCTGTGCTCTCCTGACCTCCTCAGGCAGGCTAAGGCCATTGCCGATCAAAATGGTGCGCTCATGGTCATCCACGTGTCAGAGTCAGAGCAGGAGGTTGCCCGAGTTAGAGGAAAATATGACAAAACGCCTGTAGGACACCTGGCAGAGACTGGAATTCTGGGCCCTAACCTCGTTGCCGATCACTGTGTGGCCTTGACTCAAAAGGATATCAGCCTCCTTAAGGATTTTGACGTCAAGGTCGCTCACAACCCGGAAAGCAATATGAAGCTTGCTTCTGGCATCGCCCCTGTGCCGGAACTTCTCACGAATGGCATCATAGTGGGGATTGGAACAGACGGTTGCGCCAGCAACAACAACCTGGACCTGTTTCAGGAGATTGATACTGTGGCCAAACTCCATAAGGTCCACACTTCTGATCCCACTGTTATGGACGCCCGCACTGTGGTAAGAATGGCCACCATTGACGGGGCCAGGGTTTTAGGGCTGGAAGACCACATCGGCTCTCTGGAGCCCGGAAAAAAGGCGGACATCATCATCATTGACACCCGGCGTCCCCACCTAATACCGATGTACAGTGTTTATTCTCACCTTGTCTATGCAGTTTCGGGCCATGATGTTGTCACCTCTATTGTAAACGGGCAGGTGTTAATGGAGAACAGGGTATTGGCTACCCTTGACGTGGATAACGTGATGGAAGATGTAAATCGGATTGCCCAAGATATTTTTGGGGAAACCGGCTCCTGATGTCAAAAGAAGGGCCGAAGACGACGGCGTTCTTCTTCATGCCGCGGGGTTTTCCCCCACAATTTTGAAACATGCGTACGATGCACCAGTATCCCCCTTACGACATCGTTGTCCATAATGGCAGCATTCTGACACTCGGCAGGACCTTTGAGTTTTTCGAAAACGGGCTCCTGTGCATACAAGATGGCAGGGTGGAGCGCATTGAGACGAGAACGCCAACCCAGCCATTGCCCGCTGCTCGGCAGACCATAGACGTCAGAGGGGGGCTCGTCATGCCGGGACTGGTGAACAGCCACACCCATGCTCCTATGAGCCTTTTTCGAGGCCTGGCTGATGACCTTCCCCTGATGACATGGCTAAATGACTACATATTCAAGGCTGAAGCAAGGTGGTTAAATCCTGAAACCGTTTATACAGCTACGCGTCTGTCCTGTGCGGAGATGCTTCTGTCTGGCACGACAACATGTTGTGACGGGTATTTTTTTGAAGATAGCGTGGCGCAAGCTGTAGAGGAATCCGGCATGCGGGCCATCCTTGGACAGGGGATCATAGACTTTCCGGCCCCTGGTGTTCCTGACCCTGAAAAGAACGTAGCCGAAGCTCTCCGATTCATCCGGAACTGGCAAGGCAAGACCTCTTTGATCAGCCCTGGGCTTTTTTGTCATTCCCCTTACACATGCAGTGAGAAGACTTTGAGGGAGGCTCGCAGGGTTGCTGATGAAACAGACACGCTGTTTCAGATTCATGTGGCTGAGACACAGAGTGAGGTGAAGCAAATCCAGGCAAAGCACAGCCTTTCGCCAGTTCAGTACCTTGATTCACTGGGCATCCTCAATTCCAGGACACTGGCTGTCCACGCCATATGGGTAGATGAAAAAGATATGGGGATCATGGCCGGAAGAAATGTTGGAGTGTCCGTCACAACAGAAAGCGAGATGAAGCTTGCTTCGGGCGTAGCGCCGCTTCCGGGATTTCTGGAAAAGGGGCTGGCTGTCGGACTTGGGACAGACGGCTGTGCCAGCAATAACAACCTTGACATGTTTCAGGAAATGGATTTTGTGGCTAAGTTGCACAAAATAAATAGTCTGGATCCCACAATCCTCGATGCCCGGCAGGTACTAATGTTGGCTACCGGGGGCGGTGCCAAGGCCATTGGCCTTGGAGACCAGATCGGTTCCCTTGAGGTGGGAAAGAAGGCTGACTTGATCATAATCGACACACACAAACCTCACTTAACACCTCTATATAATGCCAGCTCTCATCTAGTTTATGCAGCCGGCGGAGGTGATGTAAGAGATGTCATCATTGATGGCCGATTGGTGGTTAAAGACAGGACCCTTCTCACAATAAACGTGGAAGATGTCATTGAGGAAATGGAGCGCTTGGCCCGTCAGATTGCGCTGATTGCCTCTTCCGGAGTGAAGACATAACGGACCTTTTCCATGTTTGGCCACGTATCCAAGCCTATTACCGGTTTTCCCAGTTTCAGGGCTATACTGATTTCAGACAAGGTACCGTACCCTCCGGAGATAGCTACCAGGATGTCTGAGCTTCGTACGACCAGGATATTCCGGGCATGGCCTAGGTCGGTTACAATCGGGATGGTCACATAAGGGTTGGCCTGGGCCTTGTCCGGGCCGGGTAGGATGCCCACGGTTTGTCCTCCAGCCTCACAGGCTCCGCGACTTGCTCCTTCCATGACGCCACCCAGCCCGCCACATACAAGGATTGCCCCAGCCCTTCCAATGCCGTCACCAACTTTTCTTGCCAGTTCATAAATTTCGTTATTACAATGGCCTGCCCCGATAACGCCGATCATTTTCATAGCCTAACCTCCTCCTTCACGCCCGCCTCAGTCCTTGCATTAATTGGTAATCCTTATACAATCATACGAAACGTTCAACTACAATACAGGCATGAGAAAAGACACCCCTCATATTCTTCTTATCAATCCCTGGATTTACGATTTTGCAGCTTATGACTTCTGGGCAAAACCGTTGGGACTGTTGACCATTGCAGGTATCCTTCGGGGGCATGGCTACAGAATTACATATATTGATTGTTTGGATCGCTTTCATCCCGAATTTGTGGACACCCTTAGGCCAGGTCAGTTTGGCAAGGGCCATTATCTGAAAACGCAGATTGCAAAACCCAAGAATCTATGGGACGTGCCTCGTACATACAGCCGCTATGGCATTCCTGAAGCAGTGGTTCGCAATGCCTTAGGGCAAAGCCCCAGGCCGGATGCCGTGCTTGTCACTTCCCTTATGACTTACTGGTATCCGGGTGTTTTTGCTGTCATAGGAATCATTCGCGAGATGATGCCTGAGGTCCCGGTCCTGCTGGGCGGTATTTATGCAACCCTTTGTTATGATCACGCAGTCAGGCACTCTGGCGCCCATGAAGTTCTTTCAGGAAAAAGCGAAAGGGCGGTTGTTGAAGTCCTTGATCGCCTGACTGGCTTTGCCAGTGGCCGCATGTTTCTTGGTGATGATCTGGAGACCCATCCTTATCCGGCCTTTGATCTGCAAAACGCAATTTCCTACGTTCCGATCTTGACCGGCCGTGGTTGCCCCTTTCGTTGTGCCTACTGTGCGTCAGGTTTTCTAAACCGCAAATTCAGGCGCAGATCGCCTGAGCATGTAGTAGAGGAAATCACATACTGGCACGAAAAATACGCTGTTAAAGATTTTGCCTTTTACGATGACGCCCTGCTGATTGATGCAGAGCGTCATATTGTGCCAATCCTTGAAGGGGTGCTGAGGCGGGAAATTGCAGTGCGGTTTCACACACCGAACGCCCTGCACATAAGGCCGCTTTCCAAGGAGGTGGCACGGCTCTTTTTTCGGGCAGGATTTCAAACGATCCGGCTCGGCCTCGAAACAGCCTTCTTTGAGGGCAGGGAATCCCTTGACACAAAGGTGGGTCCCAGCGAATTTGAACGGGCCGTGAGTCACCTAAAGGGAGCCGGCTTTTCGGCAGAGGTCCTGGGTGCCTATCTCCTATTTGGTTTGCCGGGCCAAGACCTCCGTGAGCTTGAGGCTTCCATAAAGATAGTAAAAGCCTGTGGAGTGAGGCCCGTCCTTGCCCAGTACTCACCCATTCCCCACACGGGCCTCTGGGAGGATGCTCTCATGGCATCACGCTACGACCTGGCCTCAGATCCGATATTTCATAACAATTCCATCTTTCCCTGCCAGAAAGAACCATTTTCCTGGGACAAGGTCTCATACCTTAAGAAGCTAACGCAGTGAAAGGGTTACCAATGTCGAGACGTAGCAAACGATTTATAAGGGCCCTTGTGGCCAATGAGCAAGGGAAAATCTTCGATCTTGACGGTTATGCAGCCGCGGGGATGACCTGCGGCGAGCTAATTCCCCTTACGGAGAGTGACACCATCAACATGCCCGCAGGAGGCGAACATCTGTTCCTGCCGGATCGCAGACCTATCGTTTACAATACTTCATCTGAAGATTTTGAAGTACTTACTGAAAACCCCTATGCCCCCGGCAAGCAGATTTTTCCTGTGGCCGCATTTAACGCTCCCGGATATACGATTTCCCTCGTCAGTGCCTATGCAGAAGAGTCAGATGCGATTCAACTGCCGCTTTTTTCCTATGGCGCTGTTGGCTGGTCAAGAGGAGGCTTCCGGGTTGCAGGCCTCAGGGTTGACCCGGAAAGGCGGCAGGATTTGCGTCTCATGCCTCTGGATAAGATAAAAAAAGGAGTCACAAAGCTCCGCCGCCAGATGCCTTCCAACAGGCTCAGGCGCCATCTTGAGACCTGTGCCCTCACATACGGTTGTCCGGCAGCCAAGAACTTTTTCCTGGAGCGTTATGAGGCCCCCCTGCCCACTTCCAGAAATTGTAATGCAAGGTGTTTGGGGTGTCTTTCACTCCAAGAAAAAAGCAGTATTCCAAGCACCCAGAAACGTATCGACTTTACTCCCTCACCAGATGAGATCGCACAGATTGCTATTCATCACATCAAACGCACCCGGCGGGCTGTAGTAAGTTTTGGCCAGGGATGTGAAGGAGAACCCCTCCTTGCGGCAGACGTGATTGAGCCCGCCATACGACTGATCAGAAAGGCCGTAAGAAGTGGCACTATTAACATGAACACCAACGGGAGCCTTCCGGCTGTTCTGGAAAGACTCTTTGAAGCAGGCCTGGACAGTATCCGTGTAAGCATGAACAGTGTCAGGAAATCGTGCTATGAGGCCTATTTCCGGCCAAGGGGTTATGGCTTCAGTGACGTTGTTGACGGTATTGATCTGGCAGGGCGCAAGGGAAAGTTTGTCTCCATCAACTACCTTAACTTGCCCGGTTTTACGGATGCCAAATCAGAGGTTGCAGCATTTCTGTGCTTTCTCGAAGACCATCCTGTCCGGATGATCCAATGGCGGAACTTAAACTATGATCCAGTGCGCTATTGGCAAATCATGGGCAGCAGAAGTAAGGATCATGAACTGATTGGGATACCCACGCTGCTCGACAGGGTGCGCCAGGCCTTTCCCAGGTTGAAATTCGGGTACTTTAACCCACCACGGGAAAAATTTACTGTCTGAAGGCTCTCTTCGCTGAAACGCTCAAAACGGCACGGCCGGTGGGTTACTTTTGATTTAGGTTGTGAGGCCAAGGAGTTCACTAATGGAAGAACTACCGGAGAAGTTACGGATTGTAGCAGAAATGCCAACGGGTCAGCCAAAAAAGCTTGTGGCCGCTTTGGTAGAAGTATCGCGGACAGCCCACCATCGATATCAGGGCCTGATACGGGGGTAAATGAAGCTCCCCGCAGCAAGCTGCGGGGTATCAAAGCGGAATTTCGCCGTAATTCGCCTTGCCTTCGTGCAGCGGAGGCGCTTGCGCCGCGTGTCATCCCTGCAGCAAGTCGCCGACGGGCCATAGCTTGGGCGACGGTGCACTGCAGGGTATTCCGGCGAAGGCGAATAAAAGGGGCGGAGCACGCTTCTTCTGCATGCCCGCCCCGGAGTAAGGAAGGGAGGAGGATGTCTTCCTCAACTCAATCAACGACAGCACCGGAGCCGAGGTCGGTGTCTCATCCAAGACAAATATTACCGTCGGCCCCAGACTTCTGCCGTATAAAAAAAAATAAGCATGAAATTCCTATATGTCAAACTGGATATAAGACAACAATTTACTTTTTGTAAATATGATGTTTCAACCTTGATACAAAGCGGTTTGACAAAGCATGCAAACTGGCTTGCAGAAAAGTTAAAATGAGTGTAAGGTTATTTTGCAACTGTAGAAGAACGGCTGTCCGTAGCATTGTCCGGTGAGGCATCCCTTAAGGAGTGGTTATGATTGTCTATTTCAGGGCATAAGGCCGGGTCGGCCTTTAACACATGCAACACGCCCCCGTAGCTCAGGGGATAGAGCAAAGGATTCCTAATCCTTGCGCCGCCAGTTCGATTCTGGCCGGGGGCACCAAATAAAATCAAGGGGTTAGGCATTGTTGTTAACCTCTTTTTTGGTGCCAAAATCGGCCATTGTAACCGTTTTTGTAACCTTTTGGGCTTTCAAGTACGCTTCCTGCTTTTGTGCGGCAAGCTTCAGGTCAGTATCACTCACGATATTATAACGCTCAAAAACCGAGCGATCCTTATGGCCTGAAACCATCATGGCCACCCGTTCAGCTACGCCCGATCTGACCATATTTCTGACAGCCGTTCTGCGAAAATCGTGGAACAACCTCTTGCCAATGCCTGCGTTTTCGCAAGCCGTTTTCCATGCCTTGTCAAATCGCTTAACCCTGTCATCCCCCTCATGGTTCAAGAAGACGTAGGGTAGGAGCTTCCCGGTATGCTTCCTGTCTGTCCATTGACTCTTAAAGACTTCTTTAAGCTCATCGTCAAGATAGACGGTTCGTGCCTCATCGTTCTTGGTATCGCCTACCTCAAGCCTGACAATGCCCTGGTCTCGGTCCACCTGCGCCCATGTTAGGCCGGCAATTTCAGATACACGCCATCCCGTATGATAGCCAAAGGTGGCAAAGCCCTTGAGATAGTCCGGCAAGGCATCCTTTAGGGCCAAGTATTCGCCATGCTCAAAGAAGCCCTTACGGACGTTGTTTTCCTTCAGCATGGGGATATGAGGCACCCGGTCAACCTTTGGGGGCGTCTGCTGTGCTCCCAGGTTCAACATGCGCTTCAGCGCTGCCAGTTCACGGTTGATCGTTGCACTTGCCGCGCCTGCATCAAGACGTTGCTCTACATAGGCGCTTATCCTTGGCGTGGTGATATCAGGTACCCGGATACCTTCAAAGACCTGTCTCAAGTGTCTCACGCTGATTTCAGCCCTCTTAAGGGATTTCATTCGATTGATCCTGTAATCGGTTAAGAAGTCCTCTGCCAGCTCGTCAAATCGCACCTTGTCGAAGTACACACCCGGTAGCTTGCCCTGTGAGATTTCACCCTCACGCTTCTTCAGGAGACGCTTGGCAACCGTTTCTTTCTTTGACCCGGAAGACTCATAATAGGGCTTCCCGTTGCGATAATACTTGAGCCAGTACGTCTTGCCTCTTTGGTAAATCATGCCCATAAATATCAACCTCCTTTCGTCTTGGCTTTAAGCCCTTTGTCCAGGATCTCAAGCGCCACGGTGTTCATGGATACGCTCTTCTTTTGCCTGATGGTCTCCATTGCGGCCCGTTCTCGTAACCGTTCCAAGAGTTCATCCGGCATCCTGATTGAAATAACCTTCATAGCCTCACCCCTTTCATAGTGTGTTGGCTATAATATAGTTATTGGTATTGTTAATGTCAAATAGATAGTTTCAATATCTGCTATTGACAACCCTGCCATAGTCATGTTATCCATTGTAAATCCTGCAACATACGTGAAGAAGACCCATTGTGGCGCTCACGGTGCTTGCGGGGTCCTCAAGCCCTGGATTCTGGCTAAGACCTGCAAAAAACTTTCAGGAGTCATATACATCAAGACTCCGAACAACCCCACGGCATGGTCAAACCGGAAAACCGGGGCTTCACCTTTTCAGGACCTTGTGGAGCGCCACTCTGATATGTGAAAACATTCCGTAATCAGGATCGCCACAACGCCGGAAAACCTTACGCCTCTAAGGGCATTAAAAACGTCTGTTTCTTCCGGCTCCCTTTCGCTTGCCGCCATGAGTTTTTTCAAGTTTTTCAAGTTGGTCGGATTGTGAGTCATTTGGGGTGGTTGTGGATTGTTGCCCCACTAGGGCAACTTTCTTTCGCCCCTTCCTCAACGTCTTCCACAGGTCTTTCTGAAGTATCGGTTTCCAGTGCTTGAACAATGTTCTTCAAGGCGACCAGAAGCTCCGGCGAGCACGCCTCCTTAAGACTTTTCCCGCCTATCCGGATAGTCTCGATGGTACAGCCGTCAAAAATGTTAATTGTCACGTTTCCACCTAAAATATTGACATCTCTCATAATTTGTATTAGCAAAGGGCACGGGGTGAGCGCCTAAATGCGTTTACTCTTAAGCCTCTGGGGTCTGACTTTCCGGGTCACTCTCAGAGGCTTCCTTATTTAAATGTTCGATACTTTTTTCATCAATGAGCCGATTGATCGTAGTTGCCAGATCTTGTAATCTTTCGCCTATCAAATTGAGCATTAGCAATGTATCTTGGTCTGGCTCTCTCGGCACATCCAGGTTCAAAATCGCGGCGTTAACCATGGGTATTAAGGGTCGAATCCCCCACAGGTTCAGTCCCGTAAGAACATCCGTGTTCCCTTCATGACTGATTTCATCGAGCCTCATTATTTGGTCGTCCATCTTGCCCCCTTTCTAGGTCCCTGAAGATGTACTGTCCGGCTGTGCTTCAGGGGCTTCCTTCATTTTGCGCTGTTTTTCCAAGAATCTTGTCAAATGTTTCTTTGATTTTATGGCCCACTCAAGATCCGCTATGTCATAATCGCCTAGCTCAACCGGCCTGTCATCGTCCGCACTTGCCGCAAGATCACGCCTGATAGAGTGTGCTATGTCAGACAATCCGCAGAAGAAACCTGAATGCACCAACTCGTTAAACTCTTTAGGACAAGAAATTCCATATTCACCCAGGCTCTTGAATAGGGCTTGAAGTACAGAAACTTTATCCGTCGCCATTATTGCACGATCCGGTCTGTTGTTATTCATGCGTCACCTTCCTTGCTGGCCCTTGAATCGTTGCTGCCTTGAAGGAACATAGATCGCAGGGCTGGCAAGTGTTGAGGGGTTGAGGATTTGAATTCTTTGAGAACGCCCTCCAAGATAGCGATTTGTTCCTCCGTCAATGTCGCTAAGGCAATTGGAGGCACTCGAAGCCTATCAGCAGCGTCAATGATATATTGTTCCATGATGTTCCCCCTTTTCAATCGTCTATGGTTTCCGGGTCCTCAGTCTCGATTTCTTGCGTTTCTTCGTTTGTGAAATAGTTCAAAGCCTCAGTAACAGCCATCCCCGCGTCATGGCAGAGATTTTGTGCGCCTTCAAACCATGCTTCGCACACGTCAAACCGGTCATTGGCTATGTTCACGGCCCTGCAAGAGTCCCGCAGCATATAAAGGGTGCTCTCAGCTTTTTCCAAGTCTCGATACACAACCCCCGGCAACATCTTTTTATCTGCTTCTTCCATGATACTCCCCTTTCGTATTCTGGCCTTACCCCGTACCCCCTAAACCTCCTTTCTCTCAAACCTGCCTTGCTGTTTTGATTGCTTCGGCCAAGATCGCCTTGACCGGAATATCAAGCCCGGTACACTGGTCCAGCAGGGCCAATGTCTCCCCACCCAATAGCTTGTTTTTACGTTTTAGGATTGCTTCCTCGACTTGTATTATAAGTCGTACCACTTCCAGTTGCGTTAACTCCATGGGCTCGTCTCGTCTCCGGCCTCCTGGCCTGTTCCACCCGTACCTGAGGTGTACCTTTTTAAGGGATCGCAAGCCCTGCGGCCTCTTCTGGGTTTCCTAAGTATTCTAATAATTTGGCTCTAATAATCAGTCTATCCTATTCTAACGGCCTGTACGAGCATGGTCATGGCGTTCCTTCCCCTCACCCTCGCCTGATCGCCCGTCCTGTGGGCTTTTAGATGCCTCCTGAGTACGCCTGAGCAAATACTTTTCTGTTATAGCTATTCTTTTAGCCTCCGCAATTTCTTTAGTGATGTCTTCGTACTTCCAACACCAATGGGAAAAATTGTCTATAATCTTTGTGTTTTCTTCATTTGCCACTGGCTTCTTATAATATCGTTTCACTATAGGCTTGATTGCCCGGATTTCTTTATATAAACTCTTCATCCTGTTTGCTATATGGTTAATTTTTTGAATTGTAGAGGAAAGTTGAGACTCCCCGGATTGCTGCACCTTCCGCTTCTCTTGCGTCTCCTTGGCAGCAGCATGTATGGACTTCTCACCGTCAAGGACCGTCTGCTTTGTCTGCTCGTCAGCATAGTCCAGGAGAGTCCGGGCCTTCTCAACCTTTGTCTTGGACGTGCCAACTATCTTAGCCGTTTGCTCTGCTGACTTACCTGACTTAGCCTCACTTGAGGCTAGGTCCGTCCTTTGGCCTTTGGGCTTTCTCTCGTCCACAGCCTCGATGCATCTGAGCAGGTCCGCGTCCGTGAGGTTGCGCCGGTCCCTCTGGTTGTGGATTGCATATTGAAGAGCAGCATCTTGACTGCCAAAGCTCACCCTGGCAACGTAGACAGGAGACAGACCGATTTTCTTGGCGGCCAACAACCGGGTATGACCATCAACCACGATAGCCTGCTTGCGGTCCTCATCTAGTTTTTCCTTCCACAAGACGATAGGTTGCGACTGATCATAACCGTTAGCTTCCATGTGTTCGGCCAAGGCTTCCACGGTCTTGTCGTCAACCGGAAATAGATTATTGAAGGGCACTCTGGTCTTAATCCTGTTAACCGCCATCCACTGACACTTGCTCTGCATTATCTTTTCCATAGGTTCCTCTTAAAATAAAAAGGCCCCCACATATCCTCTTGCAAGCGATAGGGACGCTCACAGTAGACGTGCAGAAGCCAAAAAAGAAACCCTGAGAGAATCCAACGGCCACCACAGCCGCCCCCCAAGCCGGGCTCCCAGGGTTTAATTATGTCAGTTTGTCTTTTCATCGTGGTGGTTTTGGATTTGTTTGATTGTTATATAGTCAACTACTTAAGTGGCTAACCATATGCATAGCAAAATAGTTGAGGTGCGTCAAGCTATTTTTGTTGAAATATGGCTAACAATTTGTTAATGGGTTCATATGGCTGAAATAAGAAAGAGTTACAATACTACCCTTAGGGCTAATCTTATGAAGAAACTCCGCATCCTTGCTGCGGAACAAGAAAAACGTCAAAACGACCTCCTTGAAGAAGCCATTAAGGACCTCCTGAAGAAGTACGAGAAGAAACAGTCCCAAAAGTAACCCTTATTGGAGAAACACCATGCCGGAAGAAGACAAGAAAACCTGCCCCTCTTGTGGCACTAACGCTGAATTCATCCTAACTTGCACCGATTGTGGTCATGTTTTTTGCCCTTGGTGTTTTGCCCGCCAGGTGGACACTCATAAAATTCTTGTTTCAGGAAACTTAACGAGTTGCCCCAAATGTGGTAGCGATAAAACCAATATGTGAAAAAAAGAAATCCAAGAAATAACCCTAACCAAAGAGGGCACGGACCGAACCTGAGACCCCGTTTTTGAAAAAGTTTGACAAAAATTAACTTTTAAGTTAAAAAATGAATATTGTTTTATTGCATAACGGTTCTGATCTCGGTTTTTCGTTATATGGATTGACTAAAAAGAACCAATGCCCGGTCTGGAACTTCGTTTCTGGTCTTGAAGAAAAGGACCAGAAACA contains the following coding sequences:
- a CDS encoding amidohydrolase — its product is MQSIDMMIRNGKVLTMAPDNAVIERGAVAVSGDRIVEIGPEDVLASQYQARKVIDACGGIIMPGLINVHTHAAMTCFRGLADDLPLMSWLEEHIFPAEAKLTPDIVYKGTLLACAEMILSGTTTFCDMYLYEDAVAQAVKRARMRAVVGEVLYDFPSPNYGPIEEGLKYTEALIDKWRDDPLIAIAVEPHSPYLCSPDLLRQAKAIADQNGALMVIHVSESEQEVARVRGKYDKTPVGHLAETGILGPNLVADHCVALTQKDISLLKDFDVKVAHNPESNMKLASGIAPVPELLTNGIIVGIGTDGCASNNNLDLFQEIDTVAKLHKVHTSDPTVMDARTVVRMATIDGARVLGLEDHIGSLEPGKKADIIIIDTRRPHLIPMYSVYSHLVYAVSGHDVVTSIVNGQVLMENRVLATLDVDNVMEDVNRIAQDIFGETGS
- a CDS encoding ribbon-helix-helix domain-containing protein, with the protein product MAEIRKSYNTTLRANLMKKLRILAAEQEKRQNDLLEEAIKDLLKKYEKKQSQK
- a CDS encoding tyrosine-type recombinase/integrase, with the translated sequence MGMIYQRGKTYWLKYYRNGKPYYESSGSKKETVAKRLLKKREGEISQGKLPGVYFDKVRFDELAEDFLTDYRINRMKSLKRAEISVRHLRQVFEGIRVPDITTPRISAYVEQRLDAGAASATINRELAALKRMLNLGAQQTPPKVDRVPHIPMLKENNVRKGFFEHGEYLALKDALPDYLKGFATFGYHTGWRVSEIAGLTWAQVDRDQGIVRLEVGDTKNDEARTVYLDDELKEVFKSQWTDRKHTGKLLPYVFLNHEGDDRVKRFDKAWKTACENAGIGKRLFHDFRRTAVRNMVRSGVAERVAMMVSGHKDRSVFERYNIVSDTDLKLAAQKQEAYLKAQKVTKTVTMADFGTKKEVNNNA
- a CDS encoding radical SAM protein is translated as MRKDTPHILLINPWIYDFAAYDFWAKPLGLLTIAGILRGHGYRITYIDCLDRFHPEFVDTLRPGQFGKGHYLKTQIAKPKNLWDVPRTYSRYGIPEAVVRNALGQSPRPDAVLVTSLMTYWYPGVFAVIGIIREMMPEVPVLLGGIYATLCYDHAVRHSGAHEVLSGKSERAVVEVLDRLTGFASGRMFLGDDLETHPYPAFDLQNAISYVPILTGRGCPFRCAYCASGFLNRKFRRRSPEHVVEEITYWHEKYAVKDFAFYDDALLIDAERHIVPILEGVLRREIAVRFHTPNALHIRPLSKEVARLFFRAGFQTIRLGLETAFFEGRESLDTKVGPSEFERAVSHLKGAGFSAEVLGAYLLFGLPGQDLRELEASIKIVKACGVRPVLAQYSPIPHTGLWEDALMASRYDLASDPIFHNNSIFPCQKEPFSWDKVSYLKKLTQ
- a CDS encoding radical SAM protein, translated to MSRRSKRFIRALVANEQGKIFDLDGYAAAGMTCGELIPLTESDTINMPAGGEHLFLPDRRPIVYNTSSEDFEVLTENPYAPGKQIFPVAAFNAPGYTISLVSAYAEESDAIQLPLFSYGAVGWSRGGFRVAGLRVDPERRQDLRLMPLDKIKKGVTKLRRQMPSNRLRRHLETCALTYGCPAAKNFFLERYEAPLPTSRNCNARCLGCLSLQEKSSIPSTQKRIDFTPSPDEIAQIAIHHIKRTRRAVVSFGQGCEGEPLLAADVIEPAIRLIRKAVRSGTINMNTNGSLPAVLERLFEAGLDSIRVSMNSVRKSCYEAYFRPRGYGFSDVVDGIDLAGRKGKFVSINYLNLPGFTDAKSEVAAFLCFLEDHPVRMIQWRNLNYDPVRYWQIMGSRSKDHELIGIPTLLDRVRQAFPRLKFGYFNPPREKFTV
- a CDS encoding ParB N-terminal domain-containing protein produces the protein MEKIMQSKCQWMAVNRIKTRVPFNNLFPVDDKTVEALAEHMEANGYDQSQPIVLWKEKLDEDRKQAIVVDGHTRLLAAKKIGLSPVYVARVSFGSQDAALQYAIHNQRDRRNLTDADLLRCIEAVDERKPKGQRTDLASSEAKSGKSAEQTAKIVGTSKTKVEKARTLLDYADEQTKQTVLDGEKSIHAAAKETQEKRKVQQSGESQLSSTIQKINHIANRMKSLYKEIRAIKPIVKRYYKKPVANEENTKIIDNFSHWCWKYEDITKEIAEAKRIAITEKYLLRRTQEASKSPQDGRSGEGEGKERHDHARTGR
- a CDS encoding TIGR00725 family protein — encoded protein: MKMIGVIGAGHCNNEIYELARKVGDGIGRAGAILVCGGLGGVMEGASRGACEAGGQTVGILPGPDKAQANPYVTIPIVTDLGHARNILVVRSSDILVAISGGYGTLSEISIALKLGKPVIGLDTWPNMEKVRYVFTPEEAISAI
- a CDS encoding amidohydrolase, whose translation is MHQYPPYDIVVHNGSILTLGRTFEFFENGLLCIQDGRVERIETRTPTQPLPAARQTIDVRGGLVMPGLVNSHTHAPMSLFRGLADDLPLMTWLNDYIFKAEARWLNPETVYTATRLSCAEMLLSGTTTCCDGYFFEDSVAQAVEESGMRAILGQGIIDFPAPGVPDPEKNVAEALRFIRNWQGKTSLISPGLFCHSPYTCSEKTLREARRVADETDTLFQIHVAETQSEVKQIQAKHSLSPVQYLDSLGILNSRTLAVHAIWVDEKDMGIMAGRNVGVSVTTESEMKLASGVAPLPGFLEKGLAVGLGTDGCASNNNLDMFQEMDFVAKLHKINSLDPTILDARQVLMLATGGGAKAIGLGDQIGSLEVGKKADLIIIDTHKPHLTPLYNASSHLVYAAGGGDVRDVIIDGRLVVKDRTLLTINVEDVIEEMERLARQIALIASSGVKT